One Streptomyces sp. CG4 genomic window, TCGCCTGTCGCCGGACTCGGATCCGCGGACGTCGTTCCGGCGGGACCAGACGTGCCGTTGCTCACTTGCTGTCGAGACCCGGAGCCGGCCCGCTTCCCCGTGTCGCGCGGCGCCGCCCCCGGTCGTGTCCTGCGGGACACCTGGGGAGCGGCCGGGGCGGAAGGCCGTTCCGTGCCGGCCGTGGGAAGGGAGTCGGCGGACTCCTCCGTAGGCGGGCCGGACTCGGCGGCCTCCTCTGGCTGCGGGCGCTGGACGCGCAGCAGCAGGGGGCCGCCGTCGGCGTAGGTGGCGTGCGGGGTGGCCGGGCCGGTGACGCCGTGGACCAGGCCGGCCGGGGCGGCGGGAAGCACCGCGTGGCCGAGGCCGGCGTCGAAGGACGGGTTCTGCCAGGACGCGAGCCCCGAGCGGAAGGTGAGGCCGTCGCTGACGCCGAGTGCGGAGCGGGCAACCGTCAGCGTCGGCGGCGGGGTACGGCGCCACCCGCCGTCCCAGTCCCCGGGGACGGATGGACCGGCCGCGTCGGTCGCGGGCGTGCTCATGGCACCCGGCGCGGCCGGCTGCGCGGACCCGGTGCCGGCCGGAGTGCCGCCGGCACCCGGCGCCGTGGCCCGGCGGCGCAGTCTGTCCCGCCATGCCATGAGCTCAACCACCTTCGTTCACGCGGGTGTTGATTCGGGCGATCTCGGTCACCCACTGCCGGCGCTCGGCGTGGGTGAGGTCGAGGATCTCCTGGCGCTGCCAGTGGAAGTGGTAGGCGATGTACGCGATCTCCTCCCGCAGCCGGGGGAGTGCGTACGTCACGATTCCCCCAGGCGCCCACCCGAGAGGTCGACCTCGAAGCCGCCCTCGCAGTGCGGGCAGGTCACCGCCGCCCGGGTGTGTCCCTCGCTGTTGACGCGGCGGTAGAAGTCCTGGAGGAACGCGACGTCGGTGGCGTACATACGCTCCACGATCCCCGCGTGCACATCG contains:
- a CDS encoding DUF6760 family protein encodes the protein MTYALPRLREEIAYIAYHFHWQRQEILDLTHAERRQWVTEIARINTRVNEGG